A genomic window from Paraburkholderia phytofirmans OLGA172 includes:
- a CDS encoding methyltransferase family protein has product MNKALTRAQLTTEVVVRALTVPLLGLFVAMSIHQYVRDPSRVTLLVFAFAEVLTVVLAVLARVPRERDWNPLSLVVTVCATFYFLAFQITPGIKLVPEGLAAVIQVAGVSVQIYAKWSLGRSFGLLPANRGVIVAGPYRVVRHPLYLGYLVTDIGFLVANFGVRNVVVLVVQWTLQIVRIVREEQLLSNDATYREYMSRVRYRLVHGVF; this is encoded by the coding sequence ATGAATAAGGCCCTCACACGCGCGCAACTTACGACGGAAGTCGTTGTGCGAGCACTTACCGTGCCGCTGCTAGGCCTGTTCGTCGCCATGAGCATTCATCAATACGTGAGAGACCCATCGCGGGTCACGCTGCTGGTTTTCGCGTTTGCAGAGGTGTTGACCGTCGTGCTGGCCGTGTTGGCCCGCGTCCCGCGCGAGCGTGACTGGAATCCGCTCAGCCTCGTCGTGACCGTCTGCGCAACTTTTTACTTTCTCGCGTTCCAGATTACACCCGGCATCAAGCTGGTTCCGGAAGGGCTGGCCGCAGTCATTCAGGTTGCCGGGGTTTCGGTGCAGATCTATGCAAAGTGGTCGCTAGGGCGTTCGTTCGGTCTTTTGCCGGCCAATCGCGGCGTCATCGTGGCCGGACCGTATCGGGTTGTTCGCCATCCGTTGTACCTGGGCTATCTGGTCACGGACATCGGTTTTCTCGTTGCCAACTTCGGCGTTCGCAATGTCGTCGTCCTGGTCGTCCAGTGGACGCTGCAAATCGTACGGATCGTGAGGGAAGAGCAATTGCTCTCGAACGACGCGACTTATCGCGAGTACATGAGCCGCGTGCGCTACCGGTTGGTTCATGGCGTGTTTTAA
- a CDS encoding TadG family pilus assembly protein yields the protein MTTPMLPARHEPCITHNRATSRLAQRRRQGGTISFVLVFFVFMALAFAAFSVDIGHYYLAQDQLQTAADAAALAGASALSSGTSAPGWSAAVAAAASAVKLNASDHIVLANATVQSGYWNLTRSPAGMQSSTITPGTYDSPAVQVTVSRATGLNGGQLVFFFAPLFGVYTTAVTATAVAVVSAPGYVGPGGLFPVALDKCLFDLYWNAQTGAPAIDPSTGQAYTFQITNDSLYGSCSGGQWTSFATDANDVPTMRALMSSGNPTGLSIGNSIWLEPGAKTTLYSSVPANVDVLVPVVQSLASSTETIVGFAAFHIDVAVGGSGKYIQGHLITNLKVTGGAGQGGPYYGAYVPPRLAQ from the coding sequence ATGACCACCCCGATGCTTCCCGCGCGCCACGAGCCTTGCATCACACACAACCGGGCCACCAGCAGGCTTGCCCAGCGTCGCCGTCAGGGTGGGACGATAAGCTTTGTGCTGGTTTTTTTTGTATTCATGGCGCTGGCTTTCGCAGCGTTTTCAGTGGATATCGGACACTACTATCTCGCCCAGGACCAGTTGCAGACCGCGGCGGATGCCGCCGCCCTCGCGGGAGCAAGCGCGCTGTCTTCCGGAACGTCGGCGCCTGGCTGGAGCGCCGCTGTTGCCGCTGCCGCCAGCGCTGTCAAGCTCAATGCTTCGGATCACATAGTTTTGGCTAATGCGACGGTACAGAGCGGTTACTGGAATTTGACCAGGTCTCCCGCCGGCATGCAGTCTTCGACTATTACACCCGGCACGTACGATAGCCCGGCGGTGCAAGTCACCGTTTCGCGCGCGACAGGATTGAATGGCGGGCAACTGGTATTTTTCTTTGCTCCCCTTTTCGGCGTGTACACCACCGCCGTGACTGCGACTGCGGTGGCAGTGGTTTCGGCGCCGGGCTATGTGGGGCCAGGTGGTTTGTTCCCCGTGGCGCTGGACAAATGCCTTTTCGACCTGTACTGGAATGCCCAGACTGGGGCGCCGGCGATCGATCCGTCGACTGGGCAAGCCTATACATTTCAGATCACCAACGACTCGCTCTACGGCAGCTGCTCGGGCGGACAGTGGACATCATTTGCAACGGATGCGAACGACGTGCCGACGATGCGTGCTCTCATGAGTAGCGGAAATCCGACTGGCTTGAGCATCGGCAATTCCATCTGGCTTGAACCCGGCGCCAAGACGACACTTTACAGTTCGGTTCCAGCCAACGTCGATGTGCTGGTACCGGTTGTGCAGAGCCTGGCGTCGTCGACAGAAACGATTGTCGGTTTCGCCGCTTTCCACATCGATGTTGCAGTCGGCGGCAGCGGTAAATACATCCAGGGCCATCTGATAACGAATCTCAAAGTGACCGGCGGCGCCGGACAGGGCGGCCCTTACTACGGGGCGTATGTTCCGCCGCGTCTCGCGCAGTGA
- the dinB gene encoding DNA polymerase IV: MPDDKRIAHIDMDAFFASCELSQYPELRGQAMVVAGRRSDAPRTMPDGTREFSRLRDYTGRGVLTTATYEARALGVHSGMPAMKAARLAPNAILLPVNFDLYRNYSRLFKDAVRSVSPTIEDVGIDEVYADVSQLNEASEKVARNLKSAVFEATSLTCSVGIAPNKLLAKLCSDMQKPDGVTILRFEDLESRIWPMAAGKINGIGPKASAKLESLGITTIGEIAARDERWLVEHFGRSYGSWLRRVSHGLDDRPVVTHSEPVSMSRETTFEQDLHAVRHRQELGAAFTRLCEQVALDLQRKGYLARKIGIKLRFNDFQTITRDVTLLEPVADAKALRNAATQCLKRVELVKSIRLLGVKASNLQRAGEKKGYESPQFTLDF, translated from the coding sequence ATGCCAGATGACAAGCGCATAGCCCATATCGACATGGACGCATTCTTTGCGTCCTGCGAACTGTCGCAGTATCCCGAATTGCGAGGCCAAGCAATGGTTGTTGCAGGCCGTCGGTCGGATGCTCCGAGAACAATGCCGGACGGCACCCGTGAATTCTCCCGGTTACGCGACTATACGGGCAGAGGCGTCTTAACGACCGCAACCTACGAAGCGCGAGCGCTGGGAGTTCATTCCGGGATGCCAGCGATGAAAGCGGCCCGGTTAGCGCCGAATGCCATTCTCCTTCCAGTAAACTTCGATCTGTATCGAAACTACTCGCGTCTGTTCAAGGACGCAGTTCGGTCAGTTAGTCCGACCATCGAGGATGTCGGAATCGACGAGGTCTACGCCGACGTCTCTCAGCTGAATGAGGCATCGGAGAAAGTTGCGCGCAACTTGAAGTCCGCTGTATTCGAAGCAACAAGTCTCACGTGCTCGGTCGGAATTGCGCCAAATAAGCTTCTAGCAAAGTTGTGTTCGGACATGCAAAAGCCGGACGGCGTCACTATCCTGAGATTTGAGGATTTGGAGTCCAGGATTTGGCCGATGGCAGCCGGCAAAATCAACGGCATTGGCCCGAAGGCCAGCGCAAAGCTTGAGTCTCTCGGAATAACAACCATCGGCGAGATTGCCGCACGCGACGAGCGATGGCTAGTCGAACACTTTGGACGAAGCTATGGATCGTGGCTCCGCAGGGTCTCTCATGGTCTTGATGATAGGCCAGTGGTGACACACAGCGAGCCTGTCTCGATGAGCCGGGAGACAACATTCGAGCAAGACCTGCACGCCGTGCGGCACAGGCAGGAACTAGGTGCCGCATTTACCCGCCTGTGCGAGCAGGTGGCGCTAGATCTGCAGCGAAAGGGCTATCTTGCGCGAAAGATCGGCATCAAGCTGCGCTTCAATGACTTCCAGACGATAACGCGTGACGTCACGCTTCTGGAACCTGTTGCGGACGCCAAGGCGTTGCGTAACGCGGCGACTCAGTGCCTGAAACGGGTCGAACTTGTCAAATCCATCAGGCTGTTAGGGGTCAAGGCCAGCAACCTGCAACGCGCGGGGGAAA
- a CDS encoding CpaD family pilus assembly lipoprotein, with translation MPDASVIRFDGQLAVPPDCASLARPSILTDAGWKRPDMAWGCATYTNLAAQLAYPQDIVRPESLGPADAAVAASAVHRYQTEHVTPLDKTTTRDSR, from the coding sequence ATGCCTGACGCGTCGGTCATCCGGTTCGACGGGCAGCTTGCCGTGCCGCCCGATTGTGCCAGTCTGGCTCGCCCATCGATCCTGACCGACGCCGGCTGGAAGCGCCCTGACATGGCGTGGGGCTGCGCGACTTATACGAACCTCGCGGCACAGCTTGCCTATCCGCAGGACATCGTCAGGCCCGAATCGCTCGGACCGGCCGACGCCGCTGTGGCGGCAAGCGCGGTGCACCGTTATCAGACCGAGCATGTGACACCGCTCGACAAGACGACGACGCGTGATTCCCGTTGA
- a CDS encoding AAA family ATPase → MSTDFSFRKGTTAIRAVDFIAFVADHNTEQVLKNYVLEQAMPHAHVAIGGIEDAILYLSKIERSPLFLLVDLHASAMPLSDLGRLAEVCEPSVQVVALGERNDVGLFRNLLKLGVRDYLVKPLTVELLKRTVSVAEGKINPVVQNRAGKTIALVGSRGGVGVTTIGLNLARRLAEDTHRRVAYVDLNVYGGAANSMLGIQSNNGLMDVLQNVHRLDPQYVERTLVAKGSRLFVLSSELDYGAPRPFQAGALKRVLEVLHDSFHYVMLDVGNHADPLAGEAFNHASRVYLVADRSVHSARETVRLLRYIEDRDNNPAASLLLNSPNAVTAGKVQAADFMAAVGRSVLYEVPFEVKAVSIAENLGEAPDEKAAIGFNQAIRRIGSDLTGQDMAAERTFLQKLGIRRR, encoded by the coding sequence ATGAGCACAGATTTCAGTTTCCGCAAAGGCACGACAGCGATTCGGGCCGTCGACTTCATTGCGTTCGTAGCGGATCACAACACGGAACAGGTGCTGAAAAACTACGTGCTCGAGCAGGCGATGCCGCACGCGCACGTGGCGATCGGCGGTATAGAAGACGCGATTCTCTACCTCTCGAAGATCGAACGCTCGCCACTATTCCTGCTGGTCGACCTGCATGCCTCGGCGATGCCGCTCTCGGACCTGGGGCGGCTCGCCGAAGTGTGCGAACCATCGGTTCAGGTCGTGGCGCTGGGTGAGCGCAACGACGTCGGGCTCTTTCGCAATTTGCTCAAGCTCGGTGTACGCGACTATCTGGTCAAGCCGCTGACCGTCGAACTGCTCAAGCGGACGGTCAGCGTCGCCGAGGGCAAGATCAATCCCGTCGTGCAGAACCGTGCCGGCAAGACGATTGCACTCGTCGGATCGCGAGGCGGCGTTGGAGTCACGACCATCGGCCTGAATCTCGCCCGCCGTCTGGCCGAAGACACGCATCGCCGGGTCGCTTATGTCGACCTGAATGTGTACGGCGGCGCCGCGAACAGCATGCTTGGCATCCAGAGCAACAACGGCCTGATGGACGTGCTGCAGAACGTGCACCGGCTGGATCCGCAGTATGTGGAACGCACGCTCGTCGCGAAGGGGAGCCGGCTTTTCGTCCTGTCCTCCGAACTGGACTACGGTGCCCCAAGGCCGTTCCAGGCTGGCGCGCTCAAGCGCGTGCTCGAGGTGCTTCACGACAGTTTCCATTATGTGATGCTCGATGTGGGAAACCACGCCGATCCGCTCGCGGGCGAAGCGTTCAACCACGCATCGCGTGTCTACCTCGTTGCCGACCGCTCGGTGCATTCCGCACGCGAGACAGTCCGCCTGCTGCGCTACATCGAGGACCGCGACAACAATCCGGCTGCTTCGCTGCTGCTCAATAGCCCTAATGCCGTGACCGCGGGCAAGGTGCAGGCCGCCGATTTCATGGCGGCCGTCGGACGCAGCGTCCTGTATGAAGTGCCGTTCGAAGTGAAGGCCGTATCGATCGCCGAGAATCTCGGCGAGGCGCCCGACGAAAAAGCGGCCATCGGTTTCAATCAGGCGATCAGGCGTATTGGCAGTGATCTCACCGGCCAGGATATGGCCGCCGAGCGCACGTTTCTCCAGAAGCTCGGAATCAGGAGACGCTGA
- a CDS encoding type II secretion system F family protein: MSPASFETLLNLLMLLAWFGVLALWWAVKRGGRRGRIAERAREAAFSQRLDSAPVDVDGDDPRLRAQLMRRLATLGNKLPLFDAKYRAELGRQMVRGGHRGKLAVPVLVAVKFLFGIVCATLAVMLGSHMPVVGRYAAARAILMVFVFMVGMIVPEYVLALLAERRRRAMASCLPDALDLLVICTNAGNSLAVSIRRVANELASICPPLSEEFSLTADELKLSGDSERALRRLAERIDLPSIRALISALTQSMRYGTPITQALRTLSRTERLAHIVGLEEKAAKLAPKMVLPMMVFILPAVVVIAAGPAVIQVLEFFAKQ, encoded by the coding sequence ATGAGCCCAGCCAGCTTCGAGACACTGCTCAACCTTCTGATGCTGCTGGCATGGTTCGGCGTGCTAGCGCTATGGTGGGCCGTGAAGCGCGGCGGCAGGCGCGGCAGGATAGCCGAACGCGCGCGCGAGGCGGCATTCAGCCAGCGCCTGGACAGTGCGCCGGTCGACGTGGATGGCGACGATCCCAGACTGCGCGCGCAGCTGATGCGACGCCTGGCGACGCTGGGGAACAAGCTGCCGCTGTTCGACGCGAAGTATCGCGCAGAACTCGGCAGACAGATGGTCCGCGGCGGTCACCGCGGAAAACTTGCCGTTCCCGTTCTGGTCGCGGTCAAGTTCCTGTTTGGCATTGTGTGTGCGACGCTGGCGGTCATGCTGGGTTCGCACATGCCCGTCGTCGGCCGCTATGCCGCCGCGCGCGCAATCCTGATGGTGTTCGTATTCATGGTCGGGATGATCGTCCCGGAATATGTGCTCGCGTTGCTTGCCGAACGGCGCCGTCGCGCCATGGCGTCCTGTCTGCCCGACGCGCTCGACCTGCTGGTGATCTGCACCAATGCCGGCAACAGCCTGGCGGTGAGCATTCGCCGGGTCGCCAATGAACTGGCTTCCATCTGCCCGCCGCTCTCGGAGGAGTTTTCGCTGACCGCCGACGAGCTGAAATTATCCGGCGACAGCGAGCGTGCGCTGCGCCGGCTTGCCGAGCGGATCGACCTGCCGTCAATTCGCGCGCTGATTTCCGCGCTGACACAGTCAATGCGATATGGCACGCCGATCACTCAGGCGCTGCGAACCTTGTCTCGTACCGAGCGACTGGCCCATATCGTTGGGCTCGAGGAGAAGGCCGCCAAGCTCGCACCGAAAATGGTGCTGCCGATGATGGTGTTCATTCTGCCGGCGGTTGTCGTCATTGCAGCCGGTCCGGCAGTTATTCAAGTTCTGGAGTTCTTCGCCAAACAATGA
- a CDS encoding CpaF family protein: MFGQKQPPQPDAVETQADTGARPIAVPPVRADAALATLPERPALAEGNEALVRSDLFRIIRNGVFTSMNASAAVGKTREQMKPGVEQLVLEIAAHERLNITISEQGQIVSELLNDMFGVGPIEPLLADDSVTDVLVNGPDQVYVERHGRLELTPYKFRDNAHVVNVAQRIAAGVGRRVDESSPMVDARLADGSRVNVILPPLAIHGACIAIRKFSKRNITLHRMAQQGNMSVQMSNVLKLASTCRLNIIVSGGTGSGKTTLLNALSHFIGDRERVITIEDAAELQLQQPHVVSLETRPENAEGLGGVAQRDLVRNALRMRPDRIILGETRGPEASDVLQAMNTGHDGSMTTIHANTPRDAITRLESMVMMANGNLPLMSIRRQIASAVHLLVQIERMRDGVRRVTRITELVGMEGDVIITQDLFIFRYDASAYNEEVRGVFETAALRPAFCERAAYYGVEDALLEAMTP; encoded by the coding sequence ATGTTCGGGCAAAAGCAGCCACCTCAGCCAGACGCAGTTGAGACCCAGGCAGATACAGGCGCGAGGCCAATTGCTGTGCCTCCCGTCCGGGCGGACGCAGCGCTCGCGACTTTGCCGGAGCGCCCGGCGTTAGCGGAGGGTAACGAGGCATTGGTCCGCTCGGACCTGTTCAGGATCATCCGCAATGGCGTATTCACCTCGATGAACGCGTCGGCCGCGGTCGGGAAGACGCGCGAGCAGATGAAACCCGGCGTCGAACAGCTCGTCCTGGAGATCGCTGCGCATGAGCGGCTGAATATCACGATTTCGGAGCAGGGCCAGATTGTCAGCGAACTGCTCAACGACATGTTCGGCGTGGGTCCGATCGAGCCGCTTCTCGCGGACGACAGCGTGACCGACGTGCTCGTCAACGGCCCCGATCAGGTCTATGTCGAACGCCATGGCCGGCTGGAACTGACGCCGTACAAGTTCCGCGACAACGCCCACGTCGTCAACGTGGCACAGCGCATCGCGGCCGGCGTGGGCCGCAGGGTGGACGAAAGCAGTCCGATGGTCGATGCGCGCCTTGCCGACGGCAGCCGGGTCAATGTCATCCTGCCACCGCTGGCGATTCACGGCGCCTGTATCGCGATCCGCAAGTTTTCGAAGCGCAATATCACGCTGCATCGGATGGCGCAGCAGGGCAACATGTCGGTGCAGATGAGCAATGTTCTCAAGCTCGCCAGCACGTGCCGCCTCAACATCATCGTGTCGGGCGGCACCGGCTCGGGCAAGACCACCTTGCTGAACGCGCTGTCCCACTTCATCGGCGATCGCGAACGCGTGATTACGATCGAAGATGCAGCCGAACTACAGCTTCAGCAACCGCATGTCGTCAGCCTCGAAACGCGCCCTGAGAATGCGGAGGGGCTGGGCGGCGTCGCCCAGCGCGATCTGGTGCGCAACGCGCTGCGGATGCGGCCAGACCGGATCATCCTCGGCGAAACGCGGGGGCCGGAGGCGTCCGACGTCCTGCAGGCAATGAACACTGGCCACGACGGCTCGATGACGACGATCCACGCGAACACCCCGCGCGACGCGATCACCCGGCTCGAGAGCATGGTCATGATGGCGAACGGCAATCTGCCGCTCATGTCGATCCGGCGGCAGATTGCGAGCGCGGTCCATCTGCTCGTGCAGATCGAAAGGATGCGCGACGGCGTGCGGCGCGTGACGCGCATCACGGAGTTGGTCGGCATGGAAGGCGACGTCATCATCACCCAGGATCTCTTCATATTCCGGTACGACGCGAGCGCCTACAACGAAGAAGTCAGGGGTGTCTTCGAAACGGCGGCGCTCAGACCTGCTTTTTGCGAGCGTGCCGCCTATTACGGCGTCGAAGACGCGCTGCTGGAGGCCATGACACCATGA
- a CDS encoding TadE/TadG family type IV pilus assembly protein, which produces MPYPNRASRVPRASRGSAAIEFAILLPFLVMILVGIIDVNLIFYDDAVITNAARAGARAGIVVQVPPLTTSQIASLTVSYAQNSLVSGGSATSPTVTVTQSNGATSGSTLQVAVSYTYQGLLLGSQFSALVAPVVLNATAVMIYE; this is translated from the coding sequence ATGCCCTACCCTAACCGTGCAAGCCGGGTGCCTCGCGCGAGCCGAGGATCGGCGGCAATCGAATTCGCCATTCTGCTGCCGTTTCTGGTCATGATTCTGGTGGGAATCATCGACGTCAATCTGATTTTTTATGACGACGCCGTCATTACGAACGCGGCCCGCGCGGGCGCCAGAGCCGGCATCGTAGTCCAGGTGCCACCGCTGACGACGAGCCAGATCGCCTCCCTCACAGTCTCCTACGCGCAGAACAGCCTGGTCTCTGGCGGGAGCGCAACCTCGCCAACCGTCACGGTGACGCAATCGAACGGAGCGACCTCCGGAAGCACACTGCAGGTCGCGGTTTCGTACACCTATCAGGGTCTGCTGCTCGGCTCGCAGTTTAGTGCCCTGGTTGCCCCCGTCGTTCTGAACGCAACAGCCGTCATGATTTACGAATAG
- a CDS encoding type II secretion system F family protein, producing the protein MTSIDLVTLSSFACALLLGLLVLTVQEMRNNRPDARIRARMLRSFLVQDGGLAPAAGRFDASLFKVNRRGNAVSRWLAPKITRVRTVAGASGLRIVIGAAIAGALLALAMTRFMPLPGVVKLLMPPALSLVAAVQAYRFLVARFRRRFLDGFADLIDMIVRAVRAGVPVTHVIGAAANECPEPLRHEFRLMGDALQLGIDLEEVLAVAMRRIEVTDFSFFCVCLLLQRETGGQLGETLENLAAIVRTRGEIRMKTKALTAEARITTRILAAIPVVIMLGLYGLNRAYVMVLFDRPAGQKLLTFASISVVVGIAVINGMSKLNTSR; encoded by the coding sequence ATGACGTCGATCGACCTCGTCACCCTCTCCTCGTTCGCTTGCGCGCTGTTGCTCGGCCTGCTTGTGCTTACCGTTCAGGAGATGCGAAACAACCGGCCCGACGCGCGGATCAGGGCGCGCATGCTTCGATCTTTTCTGGTTCAGGACGGGGGGCTCGCCCCGGCTGCAGGCCGCTTTGACGCGTCCCTCTTCAAGGTGAACCGGCGCGGCAATGCCGTCAGCCGCTGGCTCGCGCCAAAAATCACCCGCGTCAGGACGGTCGCCGGTGCGAGCGGCCTTCGTATCGTGATCGGCGCCGCGATCGCTGGTGCGCTCCTCGCGCTGGCAATGACGCGTTTCATGCCGCTTCCCGGCGTCGTCAAACTGTTGATGCCGCCCGCACTTTCCCTCGTTGCCGCGGTGCAAGCCTATCGTTTTCTTGTCGCCCGCTTCCGGCGACGCTTCCTGGATGGCTTCGCGGACCTGATAGACATGATCGTGCGAGCGGTGCGCGCGGGCGTGCCTGTCACCCACGTCATCGGTGCGGCTGCCAACGAATGTCCCGAGCCGCTTCGTCACGAATTCCGGTTGATGGGCGACGCGCTGCAGCTTGGGATCGACCTGGAAGAAGTGCTAGCGGTGGCCATGCGTCGAATCGAAGTCACTGACTTCTCGTTCTTTTGCGTGTGTCTGCTTTTGCAGCGTGAGACGGGCGGCCAACTCGGGGAAACGCTCGAAAACCTGGCCGCCATTGTCCGCACACGCGGCGAGATCCGCATGAAAACGAAGGCGCTGACCGCGGAAGCGCGGATCACGACCCGGATTCTAGCCGCCATTCCGGTTGTCATCATGCTTGGCCTGTACGGCCTGAATCGCGCTTACGTCATGGTGCTGTTCGACCGGCCCGCCGGGCAGAAGCTGCTGACGTTCGCGTCGATCTCAGTCGTGGTCGGTATCGCTGTGATCAACGGGATGTCCAAACTCAATACCTCACGATGA
- a CDS encoding tetratricopeptide repeat protein, whose amino-acid sequence MKTIELRIDLRVLAAHRRAVRRVARLVRLACCCAGALVAAGACTTTYHVSEAHVEPRNQMPDRMGELRIAGTALDSGNVELATTLYEKVVAADPHSVAGLTGLGDTLYAVGDFTRSAVYYERALQSAPSATAPMIGTARVAIRQRRFDDAISIYRKVLALKPDEPLASAGLGAALDLKGDHIAAQAVLRQALKASPGDPGLSVNLGLSLTLGGNPRDGANVLLDVTRYPGAPPQARQDLALAYGLLGNPEAAAAILGQDLPKASVQDNLRFYEIQRDRMARPATPASIGSGATSSDTASGTNPSMTVR is encoded by the coding sequence ATGAAAACCATAGAACTGCGAATCGACCTTCGTGTGCTCGCGGCACACCGACGCGCGGTGCGCCGGGTGGCACGGCTTGTCAGGCTCGCTTGCTGCTGCGCCGGCGCACTTGTCGCGGCGGGCGCCTGCACGACGACATATCACGTCTCAGAAGCGCATGTGGAGCCCCGCAACCAGATGCCTGACCGCATGGGCGAGCTTCGCATTGCCGGCACGGCACTCGACTCGGGCAACGTGGAGCTGGCCACGACGCTCTACGAAAAGGTCGTGGCCGCCGACCCCCACTCGGTTGCCGGCCTGACTGGCCTCGGCGACACACTCTACGCTGTGGGCGACTTCACTCGATCGGCCGTCTACTACGAGCGGGCACTGCAGAGCGCCCCCAGTGCGACCGCGCCGATGATCGGCACGGCGCGCGTGGCCATTCGTCAGCGGCGCTTTGACGATGCGATCTCGATCTATCGAAAGGTACTGGCCCTGAAGCCTGACGAGCCGCTCGCTTCAGCGGGCCTCGGTGCGGCGCTCGACCTGAAGGGCGATCACATCGCGGCGCAAGCCGTGCTGCGGCAGGCGCTCAAGGCCAGCCCTGGCGATCCGGGCCTGAGCGTCAACCTTGGATTGTCGCTGACGCTGGGGGGCAATCCGCGTGACGGCGCGAATGTATTGCTCGACGTGACGCGCTATCCCGGTGCGCCGCCTCAGGCGCGCCAGGATCTCGCGCTCGCGTACGGCCTGCTCGGCAATCCGGAAGCAGCGGCGGCCATCCTCGGACAGGATCTGCCGAAAGCCTCCGTACAGGACAACCTTCGCTTCTATGAGATTCAACGCGACCGGATGGCAAGGCCGGCGACGCCGGCGTCGATAGGCTCAGGCGCGACGTCGAGCGACACCGCGTCCGGCACGAATCCATCTATGACCGTGCGATGA